In Micromonospora sp. NBC_01813, the following are encoded in one genomic region:
- a CDS encoding DUF349 domain-containing protein — protein sequence MSDWTSFGRVDADGTVYVKTAEGERTVGSWQAGAPEEGLAHFARRFADLVTEVDLTEARMQSGAADATHSLTTIRRLRASLADAHVVGDLDSLAERLDKLTTVAEEKATEAKAARETARAQALARKTALVEEAEKLAAESTGWKTAGDRLKEILDEWKSIRGVDKKADGELWKRFAAARDGFTRRRGAHFATLDAQRKEAQTAKSELLAEAERLAESTEWASTANRLKELMTEWKAAPRASKEAEQKLWERFRAAQDAFFTRRSEVFSARDAEQRDNLERKQALLTELEAVDLSADPRTAQAKLREVQGQWHDIGRVPREAATGLDRRLRTVEDRVREAMDSAWRRTEPAANPLLTQMREQVAEAEQRLERAKSAGDAKRIREAEKSLAGKRQFLELAEKAG from the coding sequence ATGAGTGACTGGACTTCCTTCGGACGGGTTGATGCGGACGGCACGGTCTACGTCAAGACCGCCGAAGGAGAGCGCACGGTCGGGTCCTGGCAGGCCGGCGCGCCAGAGGAAGGCCTGGCACACTTCGCCCGCCGCTTCGCCGATCTGGTGACCGAGGTCGATCTGACAGAGGCCCGGATGCAATCCGGCGCCGCCGACGCGACCCATTCGCTCACGACGATCCGGCGGCTACGCGCGTCCCTCGCCGACGCCCATGTGGTCGGTGATCTCGACTCCCTCGCCGAGCGCCTGGACAAGCTGACCACCGTCGCGGAGGAGAAGGCGACCGAGGCGAAGGCGGCCCGCGAGACCGCCCGGGCGCAAGCGCTGGCGCGCAAGACCGCACTGGTCGAGGAGGCCGAGAAGCTCGCCGCCGAGTCCACCGGATGGAAGACCGCCGGCGATCGTCTCAAGGAGATCCTCGACGAGTGGAAGTCCATCCGGGGCGTCGACAAGAAGGCCGACGGGGAGCTGTGGAAGCGCTTCGCCGCCGCTCGGGACGGCTTCACCCGGCGTCGGGGGGCTCACTTCGCGACGCTCGACGCCCAGCGCAAGGAGGCGCAGACCGCCAAGAGCGAGCTGCTCGCCGAGGCGGAACGGCTGGCCGAATCGACCGAGTGGGCCTCCACCGCGAACCGGCTGAAGGAGCTGATGACCGAGTGGAAGGCGGCTCCACGGGCGTCGAAGGAGGCCGAACAGAAGTTGTGGGAACGATTCCGCGCCGCCCAGGACGCCTTCTTCACCCGCCGCAGCGAGGTCTTCTCCGCCCGCGACGCCGAGCAGCGCGACAATCTGGAACGCAAGCAGGCACTGCTGACCGAACTGGAAGCCGTCGACCTGAGCGCGGACCCGCGTACCGCTCAGGCGAAGCTGCGGGAGGTGCAGGGTCAGTGGCACGACATCGGCCGGGTGCCGCGGGAAGCGGCGACCGGGCTGGACCGCCGGCTGCGGACGGTCGAGGATCGGGTACGCGAGGCGATGGACTCGGCGTGGCGGCGTACCGAGCCGGCGGCGAATCCGCTGCTGACCCAGATGCGTGAACAGGTCGCCGAGGCAGAGCAGCGGCTTGAGCGGGCCAAGTCCGCCGGGGACGCGAAGCGAATCCGGGAGGCGGAGAAGTCACTGGCCGGCAAGCGCCAGTTCCTGGAGTTGGCCGAGAAGGCCGGGTAA
- a CDS encoding pectate lyase family protein — protein sequence MRAVPRRLTLATTAAAITTIALTGAAVLVATTAHAATGCRVGYSIGSQWPGGFTGNLEVTNLGDPLSTWTLRWTFGGGQQVVQAWNAEVSQSGSTVTASNVSWNGSLGTNASTSFGFNGSWNNTSNPAPSDFTLNGVACTGSANPTTGAPAPTTPAPTTPAPTAPAPTTPPPGQTPTGIIGWATQNGGTTGGGNASTTTVTTAAALTTAAGATGAAVIRISGTITCSGMIRIRDNKTILGVGTNATLSGCGLTINGNRNVIIRNINFRNWADDAINVEGNATNIWIDHNSLTNGYDGAIDIKRGSDYITVSWNRIFGHDKSMLLGHSDDNASQDIGHLRVSYHHNWFDGTNQRHPRVRFGNPVHVFNNFYGGVTGYGIASTMNAGVLVEGNYFENTADPYHLGEGSSGPGSLVARNNHFVNSGNGQTGGSVAAIPYSYTLTTPSQVKSVVTNGAGTGRIGL from the coding sequence ATGCGCGCAGTACCGCGCCGACTGACGCTGGCCACCACCGCCGCTGCGATCACGACGATCGCACTGACCGGAGCGGCGGTGCTGGTCGCGACCACCGCACACGCCGCGACCGGCTGCCGGGTCGGCTACTCGATCGGATCTCAGTGGCCCGGTGGCTTCACCGGCAACCTCGAGGTCACCAACCTCGGCGATCCCCTGTCGACCTGGACCCTACGATGGACCTTCGGCGGCGGTCAGCAGGTGGTCCAGGCATGGAACGCCGAAGTGTCACAGAGTGGAAGTACCGTCACCGCCAGCAACGTGAGCTGGAACGGCAGCCTCGGGACCAACGCGAGCACGTCGTTCGGTTTCAACGGATCGTGGAACAACACATCGAACCCGGCACCCAGCGACTTCACCCTCAACGGTGTGGCCTGCACCGGTAGCGCCAACCCCACCACCGGCGCACCGGCCCCGACCACCCCGGCCCCGACCACCCCGGCCCCGACCGCTCCGGCCCCGACGACGCCACCGCCGGGTCAGACCCCCACCGGCATCATCGGCTGGGCCACCCAGAACGGCGGCACCACCGGCGGCGGAAACGCTTCGACAACCACCGTCACCACCGCCGCCGCCCTCACCACCGCCGCCGGCGCCACCGGCGCCGCCGTCATCCGCATCTCCGGCACCATCACCTGCTCCGGCATGATCCGCATCCGCGACAACAAAACCATCCTCGGCGTCGGCACCAACGCCACCCTCTCCGGCTGCGGACTCACCATCAACGGCAACCGCAACGTCATCATCCGCAACATCAACTTCCGCAACTGGGCCGACGACGCCATCAACGTCGAAGGCAACGCCACCAACATCTGGATCGACCACAACAGCCTCACCAACGGCTACGACGGCGCCATCGACATCAAACGCGGCTCCGACTACATCACCGTCTCCTGGAACCGCATCTTCGGCCACGACAAATCCATGCTCCTCGGCCACTCCGACGACAACGCCAGCCAAGACATCGGCCACCTCCGCGTCAGCTACCACCACAACTGGTTCGACGGCACCAACCAACGCCACCCCCGCGTCCGCTTCGGCAACCCCGTCCACGTCTTCAACAACTTCTACGGCGGCGTCACCGGCTACGGCATCGCCTCCACCATGAACGCCGGCGTCCTCGTCGAAGGCAACTACTTCGAAAACACCGCCGACCCCTACCACCTCGGCGAAGGCTCCTCCGGACCCGGCAGCCTCGTCGCCCGCAACAACCACTTCGTCAACTCCGGCAACGGACAAACCGGCGGCAGCGTCGCCGCCATCCCCTACAGCTACACCCTCACCACACCCAGCCAGGTCAAATCCGTCGTCACCAACGGCGCCGGCACCGGCAGGATCGGCCTGTAG
- the miaB gene encoding tRNA (N6-isopentenyl adenosine(37)-C2)-methylthiotransferase MiaB, whose amino-acid sequence MTTSAAHARHSRTYQVRTHGCQMNVHDSERISGLLEAAGYLRAGESDDPDVVVFNTCAVRENADNRLYGNLGQLRPTKQKHPQMQIAVGGCLAQKDRSEIVRRAPWVDVVFGTHNIGSLPALLDRARHNAAAEVEILESLEVFPSTLPARRESTYAGWVSISVGCNNTCTFCIVPALRGREKDRRPGDVLAEVRALVDEGVLEVTLLGQNVNSYGVEFGDRLAFGKLLRACGGIDGLERVRFTSPHPKDFTDDVIAAMAETPNVCHSLHMPLQSGSDTVLRAMRRSYRAERYLGIIDKVRDAMPDAAITTDIIVGFPGETDDDFERTLDVVRAARFSSAFTFQYSIRPGTPAAEMPDQVPKAVVRERYDRLIACLEEITWAENRRLLGKTVEVLVAVGEGRKDDRTGRLSGRARDGRLVHFAAGGFAGRIRPGDIVETVIDYAAPHHLNADAEPVAHRRTRAGDAYEAGRSPRTGGVLLGLPTVGAPPTVPIAASACDR is encoded by the coding sequence ATGACTACCAGCGCAGCACACGCCCGCCACTCGCGTACCTATCAGGTGCGTACCCACGGCTGTCAGATGAACGTGCACGACTCCGAACGGATCTCCGGGCTGCTGGAGGCGGCCGGATACCTCCGGGCGGGGGAGTCCGACGATCCGGACGTCGTGGTCTTCAATACCTGCGCCGTGCGGGAAAACGCCGACAACCGGTTGTACGGCAACCTCGGCCAACTGCGTCCGACCAAGCAGAAACACCCGCAGATGCAGATCGCGGTCGGTGGCTGCCTGGCGCAGAAGGACCGAAGCGAAATCGTCCGCCGGGCACCCTGGGTGGATGTCGTGTTCGGCACCCACAACATCGGCTCGCTGCCCGCGTTGCTCGACCGCGCCCGGCACAACGCCGCCGCCGAGGTGGAGATCCTCGAATCGCTGGAGGTGTTTCCCTCCACGCTGCCGGCCCGGCGGGAGTCGACCTACGCCGGCTGGGTGTCGATCTCCGTCGGCTGCAACAACACCTGCACCTTCTGCATCGTGCCCGCGCTGCGCGGCCGGGAGAAGGACCGGCGACCCGGTGACGTCCTCGCCGAGGTGCGGGCCCTGGTCGACGAGGGTGTGCTGGAGGTGACCCTGCTCGGCCAGAACGTCAATTCCTACGGCGTCGAATTCGGCGACCGGCTCGCCTTCGGCAAGCTGCTGCGCGCCTGCGGCGGGATCGACGGTCTGGAACGGGTCCGCTTCACCAGCCCGCATCCGAAGGACTTCACCGACGACGTGATCGCCGCGATGGCGGAAACCCCGAACGTCTGCCATTCGCTGCACATGCCGCTGCAGTCGGGGTCGGACACCGTGCTGCGGGCGATGCGGCGCTCCTACCGGGCCGAGCGCTATCTCGGCATCATCGACAAGGTTCGCGACGCGATGCCGGACGCGGCGATCACCACCGACATCATCGTCGGTTTCCCGGGGGAGACCGACGACGACTTCGAACGCACCCTGGACGTGGTCCGGGCCGCCCGGTTCTCCTCGGCGTTCACGTTCCAGTACTCCATCCGACCCGGTACGCCGGCCGCCGAGATGCCCGACCAGGTGCCGAAGGCGGTGGTACGGGAGCGCTACGACCGGCTGATCGCCTGCCTCGAGGAGATCACCTGGGCGGAGAACCGCCGGCTGCTCGGCAAGACCGTCGAGGTGCTGGTGGCGGTCGGCGAAGGGCGCAAGGACGACCGGACCGGGCGGCTGTCCGGGCGGGCCCGGGACGGGCGGCTGGTGCACTTCGCCGCCGGTGGCTTCGCCGGGCGCATTCGCCCGGGTGACATCGTCGAGACGGTGATCGACTACGCCGCGCCGCACCATCTCAACGCCGATGCCGAGCCGGTCGCACACCGCCGCACCCGGGCCGGTGACGCCTACGAGGCGGGGCGGTCTCCGCGTACCGGCGGGGTGTTGTTGGGTCTGCCGACGGTCGGCGCACCGCCGACCGTGCCGATCGCGGCCTCCGCCTGCGACCGCTGA
- a CDS encoding amino acid ABC transporter ATP-binding protein, translating to MTTSEPLIVLSGVNKWFGPLHVLDDVDLSVDRGEVVVVIGPSGSGKSTLCRAINRLEPINSGTIVFDGQPLPAEGRALARLRSEVGMVFQSFNLFAHKTILENVALGPIKVRREKPAAVRERALQLLDRVGIANQADKFPAQLSGGQQQRAAIARALAMQPKAMLFDEPTSALDPEMVGEVLDVMTSLAAEGMTMVVVTHEMGFARHAANRVIFMADGQLVEDAPPAEFFANPRSDRAKDFLSKILTH from the coding sequence GTGACGACCAGTGAACCTCTGATCGTGCTCAGTGGGGTGAACAAGTGGTTCGGCCCACTTCACGTGCTCGACGACGTCGACCTCTCCGTCGACCGTGGCGAGGTCGTCGTGGTGATCGGGCCTTCGGGGTCCGGTAAGTCCACTCTGTGCCGCGCGATCAACCGGCTGGAGCCGATCAACTCGGGCACGATCGTGTTCGACGGGCAGCCGCTGCCGGCCGAGGGCCGGGCGCTGGCCCGGCTGCGCAGCGAGGTCGGCATGGTGTTCCAGTCGTTCAACCTGTTCGCGCACAAGACCATTCTGGAAAACGTCGCGCTCGGCCCGATCAAGGTACGCCGGGAGAAGCCGGCGGCGGTGCGCGAACGCGCGCTGCAGCTGCTCGACCGGGTGGGGATCGCCAACCAGGCGGACAAGTTCCCCGCGCAGCTCTCCGGCGGCCAGCAGCAACGCGCGGCGATCGCCCGGGCGTTGGCGATGCAGCCGAAGGCGATGTTGTTCGACGAGCCGACCAGCGCGCTCGACCCGGAGATGGTCGGTGAGGTGCTCGACGTGATGACGTCGCTCGCCGCCGAGGGCATGACGATGGTCGTCGTCACCCACGAGATGGGTTTCGCCCGGCACGCGGCGAACCGGGTGATCTTCATGGCCGACGGGCAGCTCGTCGAGGACGCGCCACCGGCCGAGTTCTTCGCCAATCCCCGCAGCGACCGGGCCAAGGACTTCCTGTCGAAGATCCTCACCCACTGA
- a CDS encoding glutamate ABC transporter substrate-binding protein, translated as MRISRMAAVAAAAALALSMAACGDNGDDTGGENPDVVESPTFEAGTTMAELSEAGKLVVGTKFDQPGFGLQGLDGTPAGFDVEIAKLIAGELGIAADDIEYVEAPSAVREELLEQDRADIVVATYTINPTRKERIDFAGPYYVAGQHIMVRADDDSITGPESFEAGDKKVCSVQGSTPAENIQEYLANAGEQLVLFDIYDKCVEALRGGQVDAVTTDNVILLGFIAANEGEFKLTGEQFTEEPYGIGVKKGDDAFRDFINDTLEKIYENGSYAAAWESTAGEFDDNTPTGPAVDRY; from the coding sequence ATGCGTATCTCACGCATGGCGGCGGTAGCCGCAGCGGCCGCACTGGCGCTGTCCATGGCGGCGTGTGGCGACAACGGGGACGACACCGGCGGTGAGAACCCCGACGTGGTGGAGAGCCCGACCTTCGAGGCCGGCACGACCATGGCCGAGCTGAGCGAGGCCGGCAAGCTGGTGGTCGGCACCAAGTTCGACCAGCCCGGTTTCGGCCTGCAGGGCCTCGACGGCACGCCGGCCGGTTTCGACGTCGAGATCGCCAAGCTGATCGCGGGCGAGCTCGGCATCGCCGCCGACGACATCGAGTACGTGGAGGCTCCCTCGGCGGTCCGCGAGGAGCTCCTCGAGCAGGACCGGGCGGACATCGTGGTGGCCACCTACACGATCAACCCGACCCGCAAGGAGCGGATCGACTTCGCCGGCCCGTACTACGTCGCGGGCCAGCACATCATGGTGCGCGCCGACGACGACTCGATCACCGGGCCGGAGTCGTTCGAGGCCGGCGACAAGAAGGTCTGCTCGGTGCAGGGCTCCACCCCGGCGGAGAACATCCAGGAGTACCTGGCGAACGCCGGTGAGCAGCTGGTCCTCTTCGACATCTACGACAAGTGCGTCGAGGCGCTGCGCGGCGGCCAGGTCGACGCGGTCACCACGGACAACGTGATCCTGCTCGGCTTCATCGCCGCCAACGAGGGCGAGTTCAAGCTCACCGGTGAGCAGTTCACCGAGGAGCCGTACGGCATCGGGGTCAAGAAGGGTGACGACGCGTTCCGCGACTTCATCAACGACACCCTGGAGAAGATCTACGAGAACGGCTCGTACGCCGCAGCGTGGGAGTCCACCGCCGGCGAGTTCGACGACAACACCCCGACCGGTCCGGCGGTCGACCGCTACTGA
- a CDS encoding amino acid ABC transporter permease — protein sequence MRVLVDHFDVFVGGFWLTLQLCVLSATGALLIGTFIAILRISPVPPLRWLGGAYVTIFRNVPLTIVMFFSAFGLPALGSNADFLRIPGLSSIFSRLGIDLPYFRFAVIALSVYTGAFVCEAIRSGINAVSPGQAEAARAIGLSFTQNLRYVVLPQAWKAAIVPLGSVIIAMIKNSALAGFFGVVGDLSNSAQNLTSALGEPIIPVFVGISIGFLIMTVPLGMLLDRVEGRRAVAR from the coding sequence GTGAGAGTGCTCGTCGACCACTTCGACGTGTTCGTCGGAGGTTTCTGGCTCACCCTCCAACTGTGCGTGCTGTCCGCGACCGGCGCCCTGCTGATCGGCACGTTCATCGCGATCCTGCGGATCTCGCCGGTGCCGCCGCTGCGGTGGCTCGGCGGGGCGTACGTGACGATCTTCCGCAACGTGCCGCTGACCATCGTGATGTTCTTCTCGGCCTTCGGGCTGCCGGCGCTCGGCTCCAACGCCGACTTCCTGCGCATTCCCGGCCTGTCCTCGATCTTCAGCCGGCTCGGCATCGACCTGCCGTACTTCCGGTTCGCGGTGATCGCGTTGAGCGTCTATACCGGAGCCTTCGTCTGTGAGGCGATCCGCAGTGGTATCAACGCGGTGTCGCCCGGCCAGGCGGAGGCCGCCCGCGCGATCGGCCTCAGCTTCACCCAGAATCTGCGGTACGTGGTGCTCCCCCAGGCGTGGAAGGCCGCGATCGTCCCACTGGGCAGCGTCATCATCGCGATGATCAAGAACTCTGCGCTCGCCGGCTTCTTCGGCGTGGTCGGTGACCTGTCGAACTCGGCCCAGAACCTGACCAGCGCCCTGGGCGAGCCGATCATCCCGGTCTTCGTCGGTATCTCGATCGGCTTCCTGATCATGACCGTTCCGTTGGGCATGCTGTTGGACCGGGTCGAGGGCCGCCGGGCGGTGGCCCGGTGA
- a CDS encoding amino acid ABC transporter permease, producing the protein MVSQQSVLYDAPGPRARRVTLIVSVLSAVAAAAAGYFFVYRPLAARDQFTMDKWGPLIDPGNDVFGQVWELLGDGIAATLTAAGLAIALSLLFGTALAILRIQLKALMRRRFVGLATPLAIAVRTLSWVLNAVTRFCVEVFRGLPVVITIFFVARGLPELGLEITLPFGHEMLPYLVLGLTIYNGVVIGEIVRSGMEGLPSGQREAAAAIGLSSFQTTRMILLPQAFRIMLPSLISQLIVVLKDTSLGFIIGYQETLLVGRTIIQNLRNPIQVYIVIGVLFIAVNYALSRLAEFAQRMLARGRRTGQLPPAAPPASTLVGPQPSVSGGPGAGTAPTPAAP; encoded by the coding sequence ATCGTGAGCCAGCAGAGTGTGCTGTACGACGCCCCCGGCCCCCGGGCGCGGCGGGTCACGCTGATCGTCAGCGTGCTGTCGGCGGTCGCTGCCGCGGCTGCCGGCTACTTCTTCGTCTACCGGCCGCTGGCCGCACGTGACCAGTTCACGATGGACAAATGGGGTCCGCTGATCGACCCCGGCAACGACGTGTTCGGCCAGGTGTGGGAACTGCTCGGCGATGGCATCGCCGCCACCCTGACCGCCGCCGGCCTGGCGATCGCGTTGTCGCTGCTGTTCGGCACCGCGCTGGCGATCCTGCGGATCCAACTCAAGGCGCTGATGCGCCGCCGGTTCGTCGGCCTGGCCACGCCGCTGGCGATCGCGGTACGCACGCTGAGCTGGGTGTTGAACGCGGTGACCCGCTTCTGCGTCGAGGTGTTCCGTGGGCTGCCGGTGGTCATCACCATCTTCTTCGTGGCCCGTGGACTGCCGGAGCTCGGTCTGGAGATCACCCTGCCGTTCGGCCACGAGATGCTGCCGTACCTCGTCCTGGGTCTGACGATCTACAACGGCGTGGTCATCGGCGAGATCGTCCGTTCCGGCATGGAGGGTCTGCCCTCCGGGCAGCGGGAGGCCGCCGCCGCGATCGGGCTGTCGTCGTTCCAGACCACCCGGATGATCCTGCTGCCGCAGGCGTTCCGGATCATGCTGCCGTCGCTGATCAGCCAGCTGATCGTGGTGCTCAAGGACACCTCGCTGGGCTTCATCATCGGCTACCAGGAGACGCTGCTGGTCGGCCGGACGATCATCCAGAACCTGCGCAACCCGATCCAGGTCTACATCGTGATCGGGGTGCTCTTCATCGCGGTGAACTACGCGCTGTCGCGGCTCGCCGAGTTCGCGCAGCGGATGCTGGCCCGGGGCCGGCGTACCGGCCAGCTTCCGCCGGCCGCTCCGCCGGCGTCGACGTTGGTCGGGCCGCAGCCGTCTGTCAGCGGCGGCCCCGGCGCCGGTACGGCACCCACACCAGCCGCACCCTGA
- the rny gene encoding ribonuclease Y, which produces MTGLEWALFAAVVVLAVVVSAGLVIGARTLRRLTLPGPPPPAEDDPAFVAARDRHEQSLAALRTAADEATSAVEQAKSAAAAARTDAAAAKAEATAARAEARRVLDAARAEADTVLERAHRQAEAEAEQVRAAARRSGEREIAMLSRTVKEQSVELDRRSQRMDERERQHTEEADRIAERDRRLSATVTELAERKAALAAREADLAAAEERWQRELERVAGLTTEAARGELVEAIENQAKREAAILVRDIEADARNTADQRARHIVVDAIQRVASEQTAESVVSVLHLPGDEMKGRIIGREGRNIRAFESVTGVNLIIDDTPEAVLLSCFDPVRREVGRLTLEKLVLDGRIHPHRIEEVFETARQEVEQLCHRAAEDALVDVGITEIHPELVALLGRLRYRTSYGQNVLKHLVETAHIAGVMAAELRLDVALIKRCAFLHDIGKALTHEVEGSHAIIGADVARKYGEAEDVVHAIEAHHNEVTPQTVEAVLTQASDACSGGRPGARRESLEAYVKRLERIEEIAAGKIGVDKVFAMQAGREIRVMVKPDDVDDIGAAVLARDVAKQIEEELTYPGQIRVTVVRESRVTEIAR; this is translated from the coding sequence ATGACCGGGCTGGAGTGGGCGCTGTTCGCCGCCGTCGTCGTACTCGCCGTCGTGGTGTCCGCCGGGCTGGTCATCGGTGCCCGTACCTTGCGCCGGCTGACGCTTCCCGGGCCACCACCCCCGGCCGAGGACGACCCCGCGTTCGTCGCCGCTCGGGACCGCCACGAGCAGTCCCTCGCCGCGCTGCGTACCGCCGCCGACGAGGCCACCAGCGCCGTCGAGCAGGCCAAGAGCGCGGCTGCCGCAGCCCGGACCGACGCCGCCGCCGCCAAGGCCGAGGCGACCGCTGCACGGGCCGAGGCCCGCCGGGTTCTCGACGCGGCCCGTGCCGAGGCCGACACCGTCCTGGAACGCGCACACCGACAGGCCGAGGCCGAGGCCGAGCAGGTCCGGGCCGCCGCCCGCCGCAGCGGCGAACGCGAGATCGCGATGCTCTCCCGGACGGTCAAGGAGCAGTCCGTCGAGCTGGACCGGCGCAGCCAGCGGATGGACGAGCGGGAACGGCAGCACACCGAGGAAGCTGACCGGATCGCCGAGCGGGACCGTCGGTTGAGCGCCACCGTCACCGAACTCGCCGAGCGCAAGGCGGCACTGGCCGCGCGGGAGGCGGACCTCGCCGCCGCCGAGGAGCGCTGGCAGCGTGAGCTCGAGCGGGTGGCCGGGCTCACCACGGAGGCGGCCCGCGGCGAGCTCGTCGAGGCGATCGAGAACCAGGCCAAACGGGAAGCCGCGATCCTGGTACGCGACATCGAGGCCGACGCCCGCAACACCGCCGACCAGCGGGCCCGGCACATCGTGGTGGACGCGATCCAACGGGTGGCCAGCGAACAGACCGCCGAGAGCGTGGTCAGCGTGCTGCACCTGCCCGGCGACGAGATGAAGGGCCGGATCATCGGCCGCGAAGGGCGCAACATCCGGGCCTTCGAATCGGTGACCGGCGTCAACCTGATCATCGACGACACTCCCGAAGCGGTCCTGCTGTCCTGCTTCGACCCGGTCCGCCGGGAGGTCGGCCGGCTCACCCTGGAGAAGCTGGTGCTCGACGGGCGGATCCACCCGCACCGCATCGAGGAGGTGTTCGAGACCGCCCGGCAGGAAGTCGAGCAGCTGTGTCACCGCGCGGCCGAGGACGCGCTCGTCGACGTCGGGATCACCGAGATCCACCCGGAGCTGGTCGCCCTGCTCGGCCGGCTGCGCTACCGGACCTCGTACGGCCAGAACGTGCTCAAGCATCTGGTCGAGACGGCGCACATCGCCGGGGTGATGGCCGCCGAGCTGCGCCTGGACGTCGCGCTGATCAAGCGGTGCGCGTTCCTGCACGACATCGGCAAGGCGCTCACCCACGAGGTGGAGGGGAGCCACGCGATCATCGGAGCCGACGTCGCCCGCAAGTACGGCGAGGCCGAGGATGTCGTGCACGCCATCGAGGCCCACCACAACGAGGTGACCCCGCAGACCGTCGAGGCGGTGCTCACCCAGGCATCCGACGCCTGCTCCGGCGGGCGTCCCGGTGCGCGGCGGGAGAGCCTGGAGGCGTACGTCAAGCGGTTGGAGCGGATCGAGGAGATCGCCGCCGGCAAGATCGGCGTCGACAAGGTCTTCGCGATGCAGGCCGGCCGGGAGATCCGGGTGATGGTCAAGCCGGACGACGTCGACGACATCGGTGCGGCGGTGCTCGCCCGGGACGTGGCCAAGCAGATCGAGGAAGAGCTCACCTACCCGGGGCAGATCCGGGTCACTGTGGTCCGCGAGTCCCGGGTCACCGAAATCGCCCGCTGA
- a CDS encoding regulatory protein RecX — protein MAGRRRGARTGRGWDAAPPRPRTSRTGQRGDSVDQRDGPGGQPAESAGTAELAPPAGRSAKSQQVDEAQQARDICLRQLAARPRTRAELAAVLRRRGISEETTRSVLDRYDEVGMIDDAAFARAWVTSRHHGRGLARRSLAVELRQRGVDPETARDALDGLDEQTERVTAEELVNRKLRTARGEPAALFRRLVAMLARKGYSAGVAVPVVREALAEHSAEAAEFTELVEEDGLIGDLPDPDAGRGWPT, from the coding sequence ATGGCAGGGCGGCGTCGAGGTGCGCGGACGGGGCGGGGCTGGGATGCGGCTCCGCCCCGTCCGCGCACCTCCCGCACCGGTCAGCGGGGCGATTCCGTCGATCAGCGGGACGGCCCCGGCGGGCAGCCGGCTGAGTCGGCCGGCACGGCCGAGCTGGCACCACCCGCCGGCCGGTCGGCCAAGAGCCAGCAGGTGGACGAGGCTCAGCAGGCCCGGGACATCTGCCTGCGGCAGCTCGCGGCACGACCACGGACCCGGGCCGAGTTGGCCGCCGTGCTGCGTCGTCGCGGCATCTCCGAGGAGACGACCCGGTCGGTCCTGGACCGGTACGACGAGGTGGGGATGATCGACGATGCGGCGTTCGCCCGGGCCTGGGTGACCAGCCGGCATCATGGTCGCGGCCTCGCCCGGCGGAGCCTCGCCGTCGAGCTACGCCAGCGCGGAGTCGATCCCGAGACCGCCCGGGACGCCCTCGACGGGCTGGACGAGCAGACCGAGCGGGTCACCGCCGAGGAGCTGGTCAACCGTAAACTGCGTACCGCCCGAGGGGAGCCGGCGGCGCTCTTCCGGCGCCTGGTCGCGATGTTGGCCCGCAAGGGCTACTCGGCGGGCGTCGCGGTGCCGGTGGTGCGGGAGGCGCTCGCCGAACACTCCGCCGAGGCAGCGGAATTCACCGAGCTGGTGGAGGAGGACGGGTTGATCGGCGACCTGCCCGACCCGGATGCCGGGCGCGGTTGGCCCACCTGA